A window of the Mesorhizobium opportunistum WSM2075 genome harbors these coding sequences:
- the trpB gene encoding tryptophan synthase subunit beta, whose amino-acid sequence MNKPATPNSFRTGPDEQGMFGIFGGRFVAETLMPLILDLERHWNEVKDDPEFRAELTDLSTHYAGRPSKLYFAEGLTRHLREVSAAKGLGGGAKVYFKREDLNHTGSHKINNCLGQILLAKRMGKKRIIAETGAGQHGVASATVAARFGFPCVVYMGATDVARQSPNVFRMKLLGAEVRPVTAGHGTLKDAMNEALRDWVTNVEDTYYLIGTAAGPHPYPELVRDFQSVIGTEARAQILEQEGRLPDTIIAAVGGGSNAIGLFHPFLDDKEVRIIGIEAGGRGLDGIEHCASMNAGAPGVLHGNRTYLLQNADGQIMDGHSISAGLDYPGVGPEHSWLRDSGRVDYVPILDDEALEAFKLTTRVEGIIPALESAHAIAHAVKIVPAMDKDQIVIVNLSGRGDKDVHTVASMLGMEI is encoded by the coding sequence ATGAACAAGCCGGCGACACCCAATTCCTTCCGCACCGGACCCGACGAGCAGGGCATGTTCGGCATTTTCGGCGGTCGTTTCGTCGCCGAAACGTTGATGCCGCTGATCCTCGACCTCGAACGGCACTGGAACGAGGTCAAGGACGATCCGGAGTTCAGGGCTGAACTGACGGATCTTTCGACCCACTATGCCGGCCGGCCCTCGAAACTCTATTTCGCCGAAGGCCTGACCAGGCATCTTCGCGAGGTTTCCGCGGCGAAGGGCCTGGGGGGCGGCGCAAAGGTCTATTTCAAGCGCGAGGACCTGAACCACACCGGTTCGCACAAGATCAACAACTGCCTCGGCCAGATCCTGCTCGCCAAGCGCATGGGCAAGAAGCGCATCATCGCCGAGACCGGCGCCGGCCAGCACGGCGTGGCGTCCGCCACCGTCGCCGCCCGCTTCGGCTTTCCCTGCGTCGTCTATATGGGCGCCACCGACGTCGCCCGCCAAAGCCCCAACGTCTTTCGCATGAAGCTGCTCGGGGCCGAAGTGCGGCCGGTGACAGCCGGCCACGGCACCTTGAAGGACGCCATGAACGAGGCCCTTCGCGATTGGGTGACCAATGTCGAGGATACCTACTACCTGATCGGTACCGCCGCCGGCCCGCATCCCTATCCGGAACTGGTGCGCGACTTCCAGTCGGTCATCGGCACGGAGGCGCGCGCGCAGATCCTCGAGCAGGAAGGCCGGTTGCCGGATACCATCATCGCGGCTGTCGGCGGCGGCTCCAATGCCATCGGCCTGTTCCATCCCTTCCTTGACGACAAGGAGGTCCGCATCATCGGCATAGAAGCCGGCGGGCGCGGCCTCGACGGCATCGAGCATTGCGCCTCGATGAACGCAGGCGCGCCGGGCGTGCTGCACGGCAACCGCACCTACCTCCTGCAGAATGCCGACGGCCAGATCATGGACGGCCATTCGATCTCGGCCGGTCTCGACTATCCCGGCGTCGGCCCCGAGCACTCCTGGCTGCGCGACTCCGGCCGCGTCGACTATGTGCCGATCCTCGACGACGAGGCGCTGGAGGCCTTCAAGCTGACGACCCGCGTCGAAGGCATTATCCCAGCGCTGGAATCCGCCCACGCCATTGCCCACGCGGTGAAGATCGTGCCCGCCATGGACAAGGACCAGATCGTCATCGTCAACCTGTCCGGCCGAGGCGACAAGGACGTGCATACGGTTGCCTCGATGCTGGGCATGGAGATCTGA
- a CDS encoding ABC transporter substrate-binding protein, whose translation MDRRRFLSFASTFSLGLAFGPPARAALTVDPDTTLAVADQSEFVRNLLEASGEAPKLGFKGSFPNFAGGPAILEAIRAGALDIAYVGDTPPIQARAAGTLLPIVGTFTRQVAQYHLISRPGLVIHKLAELKGKKLSYVEGSGRQVFLIEALNRAGVSLKDVELVNLRVADLPDAVRSGAVDVAVLTEPHVTRLVKQVGASPVLDPLERQILPSTSYFYARPEVLTDPQKAAAIGSFLGAFARAAKWANANKQAWAKHYYTDFQRLTPDDTAAVVAGESPLVLQTAAEAIPHHQKLIDILYQAGLLKERFDAKSFFVDTYDSIVSAER comes from the coding sequence ATGGACAGACGCAGGTTTCTCTCCTTTGCCTCCACATTCTCGCTCGGGCTCGCCTTTGGGCCCCCGGCAAGGGCCGCGTTGACAGTCGATCCGGACACAACGCTTGCCGTCGCTGACCAGAGCGAATTCGTGCGGAACCTCCTCGAGGCCAGCGGCGAGGCGCCGAAGCTCGGCTTCAAGGGAAGTTTTCCAAACTTTGCAGGCGGGCCGGCCATTCTCGAAGCGATCCGCGCGGGTGCTCTGGACATCGCCTATGTCGGCGATACGCCGCCGATCCAGGCGCGAGCGGCCGGTACGCTGCTGCCCATCGTCGGCACGTTTACGCGTCAGGTCGCGCAATACCACCTCATCAGCCGTCCGGGACTGGTCATCCACAAGTTGGCGGAGCTGAAGGGCAAGAAGCTGAGCTATGTCGAAGGCTCCGGACGCCAGGTCTTCCTGATCGAGGCGCTGAACCGCGCGGGCGTCTCGCTGAAGGATGTCGAGCTCGTAAACCTTCGCGTTGCGGATCTGCCGGATGCTGTTCGATCCGGGGCGGTTGATGTCGCCGTGCTTACGGAGCCCCATGTGACGCGTCTTGTCAAACAGGTCGGGGCCTCCCCAGTCCTCGACCCTCTGGAACGTCAGATCCTGCCCAGCACCAGCTATTTCTATGCCCGGCCCGAAGTTCTGACCGATCCCCAGAAGGCGGCGGCCATCGGGAGCTTCCTTGGCGCCTTCGCACGCGCGGCCAAATGGGCCAATGCGAACAAGCAAGCTTGGGCGAAACATTATTATACCGACTTCCAGCGGCTCACCCCGGACGACACCGCCGCTGTCGTTGCGGGCGAATCTCCGCTCGTGCTGCAGACCGCTGCAGAGGCAATTCCCCATCATCAGAAGCTGATCGACATCCTCTACCAGGCCGGATTGCTCAAGGAGCGCTTCGACGCGAAGAGCTTTTTTGTCGACACCTACGATTCGATCGTGTCGGCCGAACGCTGA
- a CDS encoding ABC transporter ATP-binding protein: protein MNVHTASFGPVLLRNLSRGFGQKTILNDITLEIPRGQFVALLGESGSGKTTLLRALAGLDDDAVTQGDFRTPRNTSVLFQDARLLPWMSVIDNLTLGLRRSDARAAASAMLDSVGLADKADVWPATLSGGQKQRAALARSLLRQPELLLADEPFGALDALTRMRMHGLLFRLVEQHKPTVVLVTHDVDEALLLSDRILVLKDGRIAEDHQVALPHPRSPGDQTFVELRQTLLRSLGVETNLM from the coding sequence ATGAACGTTCACACTGCCTCGTTCGGGCCGGTGTTGTTGCGCAACTTGTCCAGAGGTTTCGGACAAAAGACGATCCTGAACGACATAACGCTCGAAATACCAAGGGGCCAGTTCGTTGCGCTACTCGGCGAATCCGGCTCCGGAAAAACGACCCTTTTGCGTGCGCTTGCCGGTCTCGACGACGATGCCGTGACGCAAGGCGACTTCCGCACGCCCCGAAACACTTCCGTTCTGTTTCAGGATGCAAGGCTTCTGCCCTGGATGAGCGTCATCGACAACCTGACGCTCGGCCTGAGAAGATCCGATGCAAGGGCCGCGGCATCCGCCATGCTGGATTCCGTGGGGCTCGCCGACAAGGCGGATGTCTGGCCGGCCACGCTGTCCGGCGGCCAGAAGCAGCGGGCGGCGCTGGCCCGTTCCCTGCTTCGCCAGCCGGAACTGCTGCTCGCCGACGAGCCGTTCGGCGCGCTCGATGCCCTGACCCGCATGCGCATGCATGGCCTGTTGTTCCGTCTGGTCGAACAACACAAGCCGACGGTCGTCCTCGTTACGCATGACGTCGACGAAGCCCTGCTCCTGTCCGATCGGATCCTTGTTCTGAAAGACGGCCGGATCGCCGAAGACCATCAAGTCGCCCTGCCGCACCCGCGAAGCCCAGGCGACCAGACGTTTGTCGAACTTCGGCAGACCCTGCTGCGCAGTCTCGGCGTTGAAACCAATCTAATGTGA
- the accD gene encoding acetyl-CoA carboxylase, carboxyltransferase subunit beta, whose protein sequence is MNWITNYVRPKINSMLGRRTDMPENLWIKDPETGEMVFHKDLESNQFVIPSSGHHMKISAKERLKYFLDDGKYEQLENPKVVQDPLKFRDEKRYTDRLKDAKAKTGLEDAIVNALGTVEGLPVVVTVQDFAFMGGSLGMAAGDAIVHAFEVALQRKRPLILFAASGGARMQEGILSLMQLPRTTVGVDRLKEAGLPYIVVLTNPTTGGVTASYAMLGDVHIAEPGALIGFAGPRVIEQTIREKLPDGFQRSEYLMEHGMVDMVVSRLELRQTISRLLKMLLKMPEEQKPLQPEILPPAVVSAEARPQA, encoded by the coding sequence ATGAACTGGATCACCAATTACGTTCGCCCGAAGATCAATTCGATGCTCGGCCGGCGTACCGACATGCCCGAGAATCTCTGGATCAAGGATCCCGAGACCGGTGAGATGGTGTTCCACAAGGACCTGGAATCCAACCAGTTCGTCATCCCGTCCTCCGGCCACCACATGAAGATCTCGGCCAAGGAGCGGCTGAAATACTTCCTCGACGACGGCAAGTACGAGCAGCTCGAAAACCCCAAGGTCGTGCAGGACCCGCTGAAGTTCCGCGACGAGAAGCGCTACACCGACCGGTTGAAGGACGCCAAGGCCAAGACCGGCCTGGAAGATGCGATCGTCAACGCGCTGGGCACCGTCGAGGGCCTGCCGGTGGTGGTGACGGTGCAGGACTTCGCCTTCATGGGCGGCTCGCTCGGCATGGCGGCGGGCGACGCCATCGTGCACGCTTTCGAGGTCGCCTTGCAGCGCAAGCGGCCGCTGATCCTGTTTGCCGCCTCCGGCGGCGCCCGCATGCAGGAAGGCATTTTGTCCCTCATGCAATTGCCGCGCACCACGGTCGGTGTCGACCGGCTGAAGGAAGCCGGCCTTCCCTACATCGTCGTGCTGACCAATCCGACCACCGGTGGTGTCACTGCTTCCTACGCCATGCTGGGCGACGTGCACATCGCCGAACCCGGCGCCCTGATCGGCTTTGCCGGGCCGCGCGTCATCGAACAGACCATCCGCGAGAAACTGCCGGACGGCTTCCAGCGCTCCGAATATCTGATGGAGCACGGCATGGTCGATATGGTGGTGTCGCGACTGGAACTGCGCCAGACCATCTCACGGCTGTTGAAGATGCTGCTCAAGATGCCGGAAGAGCAAAAGCCGCTACAGCCGGAAATCTTGCCGCCGGCGGTGGTCTCCGCCGAGGCACGGCCGCAGGCCTGA
- a CDS encoding M48 family metallopeptidase, giving the protein MTIGFFRNLTKPKPTPAVEREYCVAGRTLPLKIVESARARRLTLRIDSGGQGLRITVPPGLRRGEVDRFLERHQDWLEQRLAKVPTRPQVRPGIRIPIRGVPHRIVHEPSKRGTVTVSRDERGPLLIVHGDRIHLPRRIADFLKREAKKEIEKLVVKHTGALGKRAKAIRYKDTSSRWGSCTSEGNLSFSWRIMMAPQPVINYLVAHEVAHLKEMNHGPKFWKLCEKLCPDTDRCKDWLKRNGGALQAIMFE; this is encoded by the coding sequence ATGACCATCGGATTCTTTCGCAATCTGACGAAGCCCAAGCCCACGCCCGCCGTCGAGCGGGAATATTGTGTCGCCGGCCGCACGCTGCCGCTCAAGATCGTCGAGAGCGCCAGGGCGCGGCGCCTGACGCTGCGCATCGATTCCGGCGGCCAGGGCCTGCGCATCACCGTTCCGCCGGGCCTGCGCCGCGGCGAGGTGGACCGGTTCCTCGAGCGCCATCAGGACTGGCTGGAGCAGCGGCTGGCCAAGGTGCCGACCCGGCCCCAGGTGCGGCCCGGCATCAGGATCCCGATACGCGGCGTGCCGCACCGCATCGTCCATGAGCCGTCGAAGCGCGGCACCGTCACGGTGTCGCGCGACGAGCGTGGCCCGCTGCTGATCGTGCATGGCGACCGGATCCACCTGCCGCGCCGCATCGCCGATTTCTTGAAGCGCGAGGCCAAGAAGGAGATCGAGAAGCTGGTGGTCAAGCACACCGGGGCGCTCGGCAAGCGCGCTAAGGCGATCCGCTACAAGGACACCTCCAGCCGCTGGGGTTCATGCACCTCGGAGGGCAACCTGTCCTTCTCGTGGCGCATCATGATGGCCCCGCAGCCCGTCATAAACTATCTCGTCGCGCACGAGGTGGCGCATCTCAAGGAGATGAACCACGGTCCGAAATTCTGGAAATTATGCGAGAAACTCTGCCCCGACACCGACCGTTGCAAGGATTGGCTGAAGCGCAATGGCGGGGCCCTGCAGGCGATCATGTTCGAGTAG
- the trpA gene encoding tryptophan synthase subunit alpha has product MVTRIDRRMAKLKAEGRPALVTYFMGGDPDYDTSLSIMKALPKAGADVIELGMPFSDPMADGPAIQAAGLRALKGGQTLVKTLKMASDFRSGDNETPIVLMGYYNPIYIYGVDRFLKDAIASGIDGLIVVDLPPEMDEELCIPALKAGINFIRLATPTTDDKRLPKVLQNTSGFVYYVSMTGITGSALADTGKVAAAVQRIKGHTDLPVCVGFGVKTAEQARVIGANADGVVVGTAIVNAVANVLGPKGEKTADPAEAVATLVSGLAQGVRSARLAAAE; this is encoded by the coding sequence ATGGTGACCCGCATCGACCGCCGCATGGCAAAACTGAAAGCCGAAGGCCGCCCGGCGCTCGTCACCTATTTCATGGGCGGCGATCCCGACTACGACACCTCCTTGTCGATCATGAAGGCGCTGCCCAAGGCCGGCGCCGACGTCATCGAGCTCGGCATGCCGTTTTCCGATCCGATGGCCGACGGCCCGGCGATCCAGGCGGCAGGCCTGCGCGCGCTGAAAGGCGGCCAGACGCTGGTCAAGACGCTGAAGATGGCGTCGGACTTCCGCTCCGGTGACAATGAAACGCCGATCGTGCTGATGGGCTATTACAACCCGATCTACATCTACGGCGTCGACCGGTTCCTCAAGGACGCCATCGCCAGCGGCATCGATGGGCTGATCGTCGTCGACCTGCCGCCGGAAATGGACGAGGAACTCTGCATTCCGGCGCTGAAAGCCGGCATCAACTTCATCCGCCTGGCGACGCCGACCACCGACGACAAGCGCCTGCCCAAGGTGCTGCAGAACACGTCGGGTTTCGTCTACTACGTGTCGATGACCGGCATCACCGGCTCGGCGCTCGCCGACACCGGCAAGGTGGCGGCGGCGGTCCAGCGCATCAAGGGCCACACCGACCTGCCGGTCTGTGTCGGCTTCGGCGTCAAGACCGCCGAGCAGGCGCGCGTGATCGGTGCCAACGCCGATGGCGTCGTCGTCGGCACGGCGATCGTCAATGCGGTCGCCAATGTGCTGGGGCCGAAGGGCGAGAAGACCGCCGACCCGGCCGAGGCTGTCGCCACGCTGGTCAGCGGGCTGGCGCAAGGCGTGCGCTCGGCTCGCCTTGCTGCTGCCGAATAG
- a CDS encoding phosphoribosylanthranilate isomerase, giving the protein MALDIKICGLKTDQAMAAALAGGASHVGFIFFTKSPRYLEPAEAGRLREVARGKALAVAVTVDAGDAFLDEIVAKMQPDMLQLHGSETPERVAEVKARHSLPVMKALPLSEAADLDRIRPFIGVADRFLFDAKRPKGSELPGGNGVTFDWRILAGLDAGVDYMLSGGLNAANIGDAIRLANPPAIDISSGVESAPGVKDPALIEQFFRAVRAARDDRAA; this is encoded by the coding sequence ATGGCGCTCGACATCAAGATCTGCGGCTTGAAGACCGACCAGGCAATGGCTGCGGCCCTTGCCGGCGGCGCCAGCCATGTCGGCTTCATTTTCTTTACCAAGAGCCCGCGCTATCTCGAACCGGCCGAGGCCGGGCGTCTGCGCGAAGTTGCGCGCGGCAAGGCCTTGGCCGTCGCGGTGACGGTTGACGCCGGCGACGCCTTCCTGGACGAGATCGTCGCCAAAATGCAGCCCGACATGCTGCAGCTGCACGGTTCGGAAACGCCCGAGAGGGTGGCCGAGGTCAAGGCCCGCCATAGCCTGCCGGTGATGAAGGCGCTGCCGCTCAGCGAGGCCGCCGATCTCGACCGGATAAGGCCGTTCATCGGCGTCGCCGACCGGTTCCTGTTCGACGCCAAGCGGCCAAAGGGTTCCGAGCTGCCGGGCGGCAACGGCGTCACCTTCGACTGGCGCATTCTCGCCGGCCTTGACGCCGGCGTCGATTACATGCTTTCCGGTGGGCTCAACGCCGCCAACATCGGCGATGCCATTCGCCTTGCCAATCCGCCCGCAATAGACATTTCCTCGGGCGTGGAAAGCGCGCCGGGCGTCAAGGATCCGGCGCTGATCGAGCAGTTTTTCCGGGCCGTCAGGGCAGCACGCGACGATCGCGCCGCCTGA
- a CDS encoding ABC transporter permease, translated as MGILSPYTLTAPSTAVVTGYELLADGSLLPHLLASAGRAYAGLFLGVTVGVILALLSGLTRSGEALIDGVVQIKRAVPTLALIPLVIIWLGIGEAMKIFLIFTAVLVPVYINTHAAIKGIDIGHVELARTLGLTRSEFIRKVALPGALPGLFVSLRLAVTICWTTLVVLELINTQTGIGYLMNRARDWGQTDVIVVGIFIYAILGLVSDALVRLIEARTLAYRRALGT; from the coding sequence ATGGGCATTCTTTCCCCCTATACGCTGACAGCACCGTCCACGGCCGTCGTGACGGGTTACGAACTGTTGGCGGACGGCAGCTTGCTGCCGCATCTGCTGGCCTCGGCCGGTCGTGCCTATGCAGGGCTTTTCCTCGGCGTCACGGTCGGCGTCATCCTGGCGCTTCTTTCCGGCCTGACCCGGAGCGGCGAGGCGCTTATCGACGGGGTTGTGCAGATAAAACGCGCCGTCCCGACACTGGCACTGATCCCTCTCGTCATCATCTGGCTGGGGATCGGCGAGGCCATGAAGATATTCCTGATCTTCACGGCCGTTCTCGTGCCTGTCTACATCAACACCCATGCGGCCATCAAAGGCATCGACATCGGCCATGTCGAACTGGCGCGAACCCTTGGCCTGACGCGCTCCGAATTCATACGCAAGGTCGCACTTCCCGGCGCTCTGCCCGGCCTATTCGTGTCGTTGCGTCTTGCCGTCACGATCTGCTGGACGACGCTGGTCGTTCTTGAGCTGATCAACACCCAGACCGGCATCGGTTACCTGATGAACCGCGCCCGCGACTGGGGCCAGACCGACGTGATCGTGGTCGGGATATTCATCTACGCAATTCTTGGCCTCGTCTCCGACGCCCTGGTTCGGCTGATCGAAGCGCGGACGCTCGCCTACCGGAGGGCTCTGGGAACATGA
- a CDS encoding LLM class flavin-dependent oxidoreductase produces MARKMHFNLFLMPRGHHEGAWRHPDSTRRALTDLELYVEAARIAEAAKFDAVFLADVLVAPNNGGLVATGALEPITLLSALAARTSQIGLIGTASTTYSLPFTHARQFASLDHLSGGRAGWNIVTSWAPQAGANYGLEQDVAHGDRYALADEFVEAVDALWRSFPAEAIVDDRDAGQYLDPRLIQPANYRGSHFRTHGPLNVPSSPQGRPVYVQAGQSETGRAFAARWAEAIFTAHLAKETAQSFYADVKGRAAAFGRRPQDIVVLPGISAAIGSTTHEAKQVWEELDALTSPQIGLVRLSARFGGHDFSGIPLDRPLTRGDFPDPSQVEASRSRATGYIDVALKEGLTLRQLLQKLAGARGHFTATGTPEQVADIVADWFHSGAADGFNVMPPIVHKQFELFATEVVPILRKRGLFREDYEGTTLRSHFGLDPIRQDIPLAHSA; encoded by the coding sequence ATGGCGCGTAAAATGCATTTCAACCTCTTCCTCATGCCGCGCGGACACCATGAGGGCGCCTGGCGTCATCCGGATTCAACGCGACGCGCCCTTACCGACCTGGAGCTCTATGTCGAGGCCGCCCGGATCGCAGAAGCGGCGAAATTCGACGCCGTATTCCTCGCGGACGTTCTGGTCGCGCCCAACAATGGTGGCCTGGTGGCGACGGGCGCTCTCGAGCCGATCACGCTGCTTTCAGCCCTCGCGGCCCGCACCAGCCAGATCGGCCTCATCGGCACGGCATCCACCACCTACAGCCTGCCTTTCACGCATGCGCGCCAGTTCGCTTCCCTCGACCATCTGTCCGGGGGACGCGCAGGCTGGAACATCGTCACCTCCTGGGCGCCCCAGGCGGGCGCCAACTACGGCCTGGAGCAGGATGTCGCCCATGGCGACCGCTACGCGCTTGCGGACGAATTCGTGGAGGCGGTCGATGCCCTGTGGCGTAGCTTTCCCGCAGAGGCCATCGTGGATGACCGGGACGCCGGGCAGTATCTCGATCCCAGGCTGATACAGCCGGCAAACTATCGGGGCAGCCATTTCCGCACGCACGGACCGCTCAACGTGCCAAGCAGCCCGCAAGGGCGACCGGTATATGTGCAGGCGGGACAATCGGAAACCGGGCGGGCCTTTGCGGCGCGATGGGCGGAGGCCATTTTCACGGCGCACCTTGCCAAGGAAACCGCGCAATCGTTCTACGCGGACGTGAAGGGTCGAGCCGCCGCTTTCGGCCGTCGCCCGCAGGATATCGTGGTTCTGCCCGGCATAAGCGCTGCAATCGGATCGACGACCCACGAGGCGAAACAGGTCTGGGAAGAACTCGACGCGCTGACAAGCCCGCAAATCGGGCTGGTCCGCCTTTCGGCGCGGTTCGGCGGCCATGATTTCTCCGGTATTCCGCTTGACCGGCCGCTGACCCGCGGGGATTTTCCCGACCCTTCCCAGGTGGAGGCGTCCAGAAGCCGGGCGACCGGGTACATCGACGTCGCGCTCAAGGAGGGGCTGACCCTCCGCCAATTGCTGCAGAAGCTGGCTGGGGCGCGTGGACATTTCACGGCGACGGGAACGCCCGAGCAAGTCGCCGACATCGTTGCGGACTGGTTCCACTCCGGCGCGGCCGACGGCTTCAACGTCATGCCGCCGATCGTGCATAAGCAATTCGAGCTGTTCGCGACGGAGGTGGTGCCGATCCTGCGCAAACGTGGACTGTTCCGCGAGGATTACGAAGGAACGACCCTTCGCTCACATTTCGGCCTGGACCCTATCCGGCAGGACATACCGCTCGCGCATTCGGCGTGA
- a CDS encoding DUF2852 domain-containing protein produces MNTSALIRPAWTPATIALMVIGFMVFWPLGFAMLAYIIWGDRLDGFKRDVNRATDGIFAGCRRGSDKAARWGHGSARTGNVAFDDWREKELERLNEERRKLDEMLTQFDEYARELRRAKDQDEFDRFMANRNKSTAPTKTDPSTGTTTTKRGKGSNLLDD; encoded by the coding sequence ATGAACACATCTGCATTGATCCGCCCGGCCTGGACGCCGGCAACCATCGCGTTGATGGTGATCGGCTTCATGGTGTTCTGGCCGCTCGGCTTCGCCATGCTCGCCTACATCATCTGGGGCGACCGGCTCGACGGCTTCAAGCGTGACGTCAACCGCGCGACCGACGGCATCTTCGCCGGCTGCCGCCGTGGTTCCGACAAGGCCGCGCGCTGGGGTCACGGCTCCGCCCGCACCGGCAACGTCGCTTTCGACGACTGGCGCGAAAAGGAACTTGAGCGCTTGAACGAAGAGCGTCGCAAGCTCGACGAGATGCTGACGCAGTTCGACGAGTATGCCCGCGAATTGCGCCGCGCCAAGGATCAGGACGAGTTCGATCGCTTCATGGCGAACCGCAACAAGTCGACTGCCCCGACGAAGACCGATCCGAGCACCGGAACGACCACCACCAAGCGTGGCAAAGGTTCGAACCTGCTTGACGACTGA